A single genomic interval of Oceanithermus profundus DSM 14977 harbors:
- a CDS encoding HAD-IA family hydrolase yields the protein MIRAVVFDRDGVLMQPARGVVRRFAEWLARCTPGGLDADGLLATLAPLWERYAAEIRRLKVPPGEEPRFWQEMARELLRRLGSRCSPAELVATWPYYRFIEPTVGARPLLEWLQVQGYTVAVLSNTTPSLRESLAYHGLAEFVDRFFASNTLGLLKPDGRIYRRVSEELGVPPDAIAYFDDYPDNVRVARRSGWHAYLVRLGEPGPEVVHDLDLVYEILER from the coding sequence ATGATCCGGGCGGTGGTCTTCGATCGCGACGGGGTGCTGATGCAGCCGGCCCGCGGCGTGGTGCGGCGGTTCGCCGAGTGGCTGGCGCGCTGCACCCCCGGCGGGCTCGACGCCGACGGCCTGCTCGCGACCCTGGCGCCGCTCTGGGAACGTTACGCCGCCGAGATCCGCAGGCTGAAGGTGCCGCCCGGGGAAGAGCCGCGCTTCTGGCAGGAGATGGCGCGGGAACTGCTGCGGCGGCTCGGGAGCCGCTGCTCGCCCGCCGAGCTGGTGGCCACCTGGCCCTACTACCGCTTCATCGAGCCCACGGTCGGGGCGCGGCCGCTGCTCGAATGGCTCCAGGTGCAGGGGTACACCGTCGCCGTGCTCTCGAACACCACTCCCAGCCTGCGCGAGAGCCTGGCCTACCACGGCCTCGCCGAGTTCGTCGACCGCTTCTTCGCGAGCAACACCCTGGGCCTGCTGAAACCCGACGGGCGGATCTACCGACGCGTGAGCGAGGAGCTTGGGGTTCCTCCGGACGCGATCGCCTACTTCGACGACTACCCCGACAACGTTCGCGTCGCGCGCCGCAGCGGTTGGCACGCCTACCTGGTGCGGCTGGGCGAACCGGGCCCCGAGGTCGTGCACGACCTCGACCTCGTCTACGAGATCCTGGAACGCTAG
- a CDS encoding PD-(D/E)XK nuclease family protein → MHWLIDAADGGASERMLERARELTAQRRRVWWLTLPSNRNFALRRLAARGATLGAEAVHFQQVHQRVLAQAGRTGTFLSTGLRVARVGEALRELAGGRMPAPGEARLFARAIAELKRFEVAPAEVPVGDEESRRLQRVYAAYERAKGAALDPDDVARLAADLVGEGAWRPETDALFAAGFWELSPLALSLLTAMERAGVEVWASLPEPPGPAEDPPRLPSAVEVWRAENPVHELRWVLAGLKRDLLVEGLEPLDLALVVPPERLEATKMLAREYDLYLMDETYHAPSEEEPGKLLVDLLRFPDHPTAEGLFLFEELAPLGRAALARGLAGLDAIRKLARQLDEAEGGRLAPALEEVLASLDPLAGAPVDEAARRAHLLAWAERLVDGRPLLAQSRWREVFLLRAREALEAGGPEGFRAWWAGLLERVRLRARRPGGVALLSPREVSGRRYRKAYVLGASEGVYTLGEREDYFIPEEARLPWSEVFARVYAERGVLPRRLRGRDVHLWRSLRALADEVVISYPEADGGRPLEPERDLVGAAEPRPMGPVPLVSRALSREGAGYRAPREGVPLPPPSGLSQVYRFERSYGGCGFRSWLEAREGLRPDEDERPEWYRALERLAEAKREGRAPDPDALARWGMTPDRFERLTFFPGVSFGELTVHVHAGEREGRTARVFRFGEERLTEAEARERLRDRWAEFIVAGTYLRRGYAVELWYWPLGGPPVRGYGADPRRDREAWVRKFQEMADQRRRWAERALERWRAARAEAVPGWHCRSCPFADVCRKDEVET, encoded by the coding sequence ATGCACTGGCTGATCGACGCGGCGGACGGCGGGGCTTCGGAGCGGATGCTGGAGCGCGCCCGCGAGCTGACGGCCCAGAGGCGCCGCGTGTGGTGGTTGACGCTGCCCTCGAACCGCAACTTCGCACTGCGGCGGCTCGCGGCCCGGGGCGCGACCCTGGGGGCCGAGGCGGTGCACTTCCAGCAGGTGCACCAGCGGGTGCTGGCCCAGGCCGGCCGCACCGGAACCTTTCTCTCGACCGGCCTGCGGGTGGCGCGGGTGGGGGAGGCGCTGCGCGAGCTGGCGGGCGGGCGCATGCCCGCGCCCGGCGAAGCGCGCCTCTTCGCCCGGGCCATCGCGGAGCTCAAGCGCTTCGAGGTCGCGCCCGCGGAGGTGCCGGTCGGCGACGAGGAGTCCCGTAGGCTGCAGCGCGTCTACGCCGCCTACGAGCGGGCCAAGGGCGCGGCGCTGGACCCCGACGACGTGGCCCGGCTCGCCGCCGACCTGGTGGGGGAGGGCGCCTGGCGCCCCGAGACCGACGCGCTCTTCGCCGCCGGTTTCTGGGAGCTCTCGCCGCTCGCGCTCTCGCTGCTGACCGCGATGGAGCGGGCCGGCGTCGAGGTCTGGGCGTCGCTCCCCGAGCCCCCGGGGCCCGCGGAGGACCCGCCGCGGCTGCCTTCGGCCGTCGAGGTTTGGCGCGCCGAGAACCCGGTGCACGAGCTGCGTTGGGTGCTGGCGGGCCTCAAGCGCGACCTTCTGGTCGAGGGGCTCGAGCCCCTCGACCTCGCGCTCGTCGTCCCCCCCGAGCGCCTGGAGGCGACCAAGATGCTGGCCCGGGAGTACGACCTCTACCTGATGGACGAGACCTACCACGCCCCCAGCGAGGAGGAGCCGGGCAAGTTGCTGGTCGACCTGCTGCGCTTCCCCGACCACCCCACGGCCGAGGGGCTCTTCCTCTTCGAGGAGCTGGCCCCGCTGGGGCGGGCGGCGCTGGCCCGGGGGTTGGCCGGCCTGGACGCGATCCGCAAGCTGGCCCGGCAGCTCGACGAGGCCGAGGGCGGCCGCCTGGCGCCGGCGCTGGAGGAGGTGCTCGCCTCCCTCGACCCGCTCGCCGGCGCCCCCGTCGACGAGGCGGCGCGGCGCGCCCACCTGCTCGCCTGGGCGGAGCGGCTCGTGGACGGGCGTCCGCTGCTGGCACAGAGCCGCTGGCGCGAGGTCTTCCTGCTGCGCGCCCGCGAGGCGCTCGAGGCCGGGGGCCCCGAGGGCTTCCGGGCCTGGTGGGCGGGGCTCTTGGAGCGGGTGCGCCTGCGCGCCCGCCGGCCCGGGGGCGTGGCCCTGCTCAGCCCCCGCGAGGTCAGCGGCCGCCGTTACCGCAAGGCCTACGTCCTGGGCGCGAGCGAAGGGGTCTACACCCTGGGCGAGCGTGAGGACTACTTCATCCCCGAGGAGGCGCGCCTCCCCTGGTCCGAGGTCTTCGCGCGGGTCTATGCCGAACGCGGGGTGCTGCCGCGCCGCCTGCGGGGGCGGGACGTGCACCTGTGGCGCAGCCTTCGGGCCCTGGCCGACGAGGTCGTGATCAGCTACCCGGAGGCCGACGGGGGGCGGCCCCTCGAGCCCGAGCGCGACCTGGTGGGCGCGGCCGAGCCCCGGCCCATGGGGCCGGTGCCGCTGGTGAGCCGGGCGCTCTCCCGCGAAGGCGCGGGGTACCGCGCCCCCCGCGAGGGCGTTCCGCTGCCCCCGCCCAGCGGCCTGAGCCAGGTCTACCGTTTCGAGCGCAGCTACGGCGGCTGCGGCTTCCGCTCCTGGCTCGAGGCCCGCGAGGGCCTGCGCCCCGACGAGGACGAGCGTCCCGAATGGTACCGGGCGCTCGAGCGGCTCGCCGAGGCGAAGCGCGAGGGGCGCGCCCCCGACCCGGACGCGCTCGCCCGCTGGGGGATGACGCCCGACCGCTTCGAGCGCCTGACCTTCTTCCCGGGGGTGAGTTTCGGGGAGCTGACCGTGCACGTCCACGCCGGTGAGCGCGAGGGGCGCACCGCGCGCGTCTTCCGCTTCGGCGAGGAGCGGCTTACGGAGGCCGAGGCGCGCGAGCGGCTGCGCGACCGCTGGGCCGAGTTCATCGTCGCCGGAACCTACCTGCGCCGCGGCTACGCGGTGGAGCTGTGGTACTGGCCGCTGGGCGGGCCGCCGGTGCGCGGGTACGGCGCCGACCCGCGGCGCGACCGCGAGGCCTGGGTGCGCAAGTTCCAGGAGATGGCCGACCAGCGCCGCCGTTGGGCGGAGCGGGCGCTGGAACGCTGGCGCGCCGCCCGCGCCGAGGCGGTGCCGGGCTGGCACTGCCGCAGCTGCCCCTTCGCCGACGTCTGCCGCAAGGACGAGGTGGAGACGTGA
- a CDS encoding OsmC family protein, whose product MGEKRTVVVRQLCEKRFSASNESGETVIVDGGSPAVSLRPMELLLAALGGCTAYDVVDIMKKKRTPLAHYRVEVTGKRAEQHPRRYTHIHVVHVGGGEGVTEKQFAQAVRLSHEKFCSASANLNAEITWEVRLEDAPDAGA is encoded by the coding sequence ATGGGCGAGAAGAGAACCGTGGTGGTACGGCAACTTTGCGAGAAGCGTTTTTCGGCCAGCAACGAGAGCGGCGAAACCGTGATCGTGGACGGGGGAAGCCCCGCAGTGAGCCTGCGCCCGATGGAGCTGCTGCTGGCGGCGCTCGGGGGCTGCACCGCCTACGACGTGGTCGACATCATGAAGAAGAAACGCACCCCGCTCGCCCACTACCGGGTCGAGGTCACGGGCAAGCGCGCCGAGCAGCACCCCCGGCGCTACACCCACATCCACGTGGTCCACGTGGGCGGCGGCGAGGGCGTCACCGAGAAACAGTTCGCCCAGGCCGTGCGCCTGAGCCACGAGAAGTTCTGCAGCGCCTCGGCCAACCTCAACGCCGAGATCACCTGGGAGGTCCGCCTCGAAGACGCCCCTGACGCCGGAGCTTAG
- a CDS encoding GNAT family N-acetyltransferase has translation MMPTRAVELQPVGAGDAPRIHSVYRASPRHFERIGIEVPGLPDVEREVEAILADPARRAYLVQHAGATVGYLDFKRRYPGEDEATVTLILIAEPHQGRGFGRAAIEDLESLLAHESRRLYAAVYGHNPGAVAFWKKLGYRYLKDGGPTLSWYYKRLS, from the coding sequence ATGATGCCCACACGAGCGGTCGAGCTGCAGCCCGTAGGCGCGGGGGACGCGCCCCGCATCCACTCCGTCTACCGGGCGAGCCCGCGCCACTTCGAACGGATCGGCATCGAGGTACCGGGCCTCCCCGACGTCGAGCGCGAGGTCGAGGCGATCCTGGCGGATCCGGCGCGGCGCGCCTACCTGGTGCAGCACGCCGGTGCGACCGTCGGCTACCTCGACTTCAAACGCCGCTACCCGGGCGAGGACGAGGCCACGGTGACGCTGATCCTGATCGCCGAGCCCCACCAGGGCCGCGGTTTCGGGCGCGCCGCCATCGAGGACCTGGAGTCGCTGCTCGCGCACGAGTCGCGGCGCCTCTACGCGGCGGTCTACGGCCACAACCCCGGCGCCGTCGCCTTCTGGAAGAAGCTCGGCTACCGCTACCTCAAGGACGGCGGCCCCACCCTGAGCTGGTACTACAAACGGCTCAGCTAG
- a CDS encoding cupin domain-containing protein — MEIRVLEELVEFGQEKMKKIPVFDSPHMFYDLYALLPGQMQKVHAHEGSDKVYLVLAGEVRVQVGEAQATLTTGQATRAPAGEVHGVWNAGEQPAVLLVVMAPRPS; from the coding sequence ATGGAGATCCGCGTCCTGGAAGAGCTGGTCGAGTTCGGCCAAGAAAAGATGAAGAAGATCCCCGTCTTCGACTCGCCCCACATGTTCTACGACCTCTACGCCCTGCTGCCGGGGCAGATGCAGAAGGTGCACGCCCACGAGGGCTCCGACAAGGTCTACCTGGTGCTCGCCGGCGAGGTGCGGGTGCAGGTGGGCGAGGCGCAGGCCACCCTGACCACGGGGCAGGCCACCCGGGCCCCGGCGGGAGAGGTGCACGGGGTCTGGAACGCCGGCGAGCAGCCGGCGGTGCTCCTGGTGGTGATGGCGCCGCGGCCTAGCTGA
- the rsmF gene encoding 16S rRNA (cytosine(1407)-C(5))-methyltransferase RsmF — MAELPGAFLNKMAELLGDEYPDFLRALTEEERSHGLRVNTLKLTPAELRARAPWPLEPIPWSPAGFYYPPEARPGPHPYHYAGLYYIQEPSAQAVGEVLDPRPGERVLDLAAAPGGKTTHLAAKMAGRGLLVANEVDSGRIRGLLDNLERWGSTQAVVQAPVARLAERWGAFFDRVLLDAPCSGEGMFRKEPAAAARWGPAAPARAAAVQARLLEAAAALVRPGGVLVYATCTFAPEENEGVVGAFLRTHPEFDVEDARLHPSFAPGVPAWGGGEPRLERAARLWPHRLRGEGHFLARLVRREGAAGSPPRFRPPRPDHRALAEWRSWARDHLKDPPEGALWERSGHLYLLPDGLPDLGRIATPAPGLYLGQARKGRFVPAAHLAHALPPGAAGPELALGADDPRALAFALGEPVPHPGPGGWYWVTVEGFGLGWGKAKGRVLRPAHARL, encoded by the coding sequence ATGGCGGAGCTGCCGGGGGCCTTCCTGAACAAGATGGCCGAGCTGCTGGGGGACGAATACCCCGACTTCCTGCGGGCCCTGACCGAGGAGGAGCGCAGCCACGGCTTGCGCGTCAACACCCTGAAGCTCACCCCGGCCGAGCTGCGGGCGCGGGCGCCCTGGCCGCTCGAGCCCATTCCCTGGAGCCCCGCGGGCTTCTACTACCCCCCGGAGGCCCGCCCCGGACCCCACCCCTACCACTACGCCGGCCTCTACTACATCCAGGAACCCAGCGCCCAGGCGGTCGGCGAGGTGCTGGACCCCCGGCCCGGCGAGCGGGTCCTCGACTTGGCCGCGGCGCCCGGGGGCAAGACCACCCACCTCGCCGCCAAGATGGCCGGGCGCGGCCTGCTCGTGGCCAACGAGGTGGACTCGGGCCGCATCCGCGGCCTGCTCGACAACCTCGAGCGCTGGGGGAGCACCCAGGCGGTGGTGCAGGCGCCGGTGGCGCGTTTGGCCGAGCGCTGGGGGGCGTTCTTCGACCGGGTGCTGCTCGACGCCCCCTGCAGCGGCGAAGGGATGTTTCGCAAGGAGCCGGCGGCCGCGGCGCGCTGGGGCCCGGCGGCCCCCGCGCGCGCCGCGGCGGTGCAGGCGCGCCTGCTCGAGGCGGCCGCGGCGCTGGTGCGGCCGGGCGGGGTGCTCGTCTACGCCACCTGCACCTTCGCACCGGAGGAGAACGAGGGCGTCGTGGGCGCCTTCCTGAGAACCCACCCCGAGTTCGACGTCGAGGACGCCCGCCTCCACCCCAGCTTCGCCCCGGGCGTTCCCGCCTGGGGCGGGGGCGAGCCGCGGCTCGAGCGGGCCGCCCGGCTCTGGCCCCACCGCCTGCGCGGGGAAGGGCACTTCCTGGCGCGGCTCGTGCGGCGCGAGGGCGCGGCGGGTTCGCCTCCGCGCTTTCGCCCGCCGCGGCCCGACCACCGGGCACTGGCCGAGTGGCGCAGCTGGGCGCGCGACCACCTGAAAGACCCGCCCGAGGGGGCGCTATGGGAGCGCAGCGGGCACCTCTACCTTCTGCCCGATGGCCTGCCCGACCTGGGCCGGATCGCCACGCCGGCGCCGGGCCTCTACCTGGGCCAGGCCAGGAAGGGCCGCTTCGTTCCCGCGGCGCACCTGGCCCACGCGCTCCCGCCCGGGGCGGCCGGACCGGAGCTCGCCCTCGGCGCCGACGACCCCCGGGCCCTCGCCTTCGCGCTGGGCGAGCCGGTGCCGCACCCGGGCCCTGGCGGCTGGTACTGGGTGACGGTGGAAGGCTTCGGACTGGGCTGGGGGAAGGCCAAGGGCCGGGTGCTGCGGCCGGCGCACGCCCGGCTCTAG
- a CDS encoding 5-formyltetrahydrofolate cyclo-ligase translates to MKPELRKQLLQRRARLDTERIGEAAVAALAGFLRRRGAGRVMLYLPFRGELSPLGLLRLHPEARYFLPRTTAEGLSVHPFDAPRERHRYGFAQPAAGAPEVDPATLDAVVVPGLAFDRAGGRLGYGAGYYDRFLATLPPRVLRIGLVPEALVLEALPRDPWDVPVDFLATERGVRPALRDHDPDKMAP, encoded by the coding sequence ATGAAGCCGGAGCTGCGCAAGCAACTGCTGCAGCGGCGCGCCCGCCTGGACACGGAGCGGATCGGCGAGGCCGCGGTCGCGGCGCTGGCGGGCTTCCTGCGCCGGCGGGGGGCCGGCCGGGTGATGCTCTACCTGCCGTTTCGAGGGGAGCTCTCGCCCCTGGGCCTGCTGCGGCTCCACCCCGAGGCCCGCTACTTCCTGCCGCGCACGACCGCCGAGGGCCTGAGCGTGCACCCCTTCGACGCCCCGCGCGAACGTCACCGCTACGGTTTCGCGCAGCCCGCCGCGGGTGCGCCCGAGGTCGATCCGGCGACGCTCGACGCCGTCGTCGTCCCCGGCCTCGCCTTCGACCGCGCCGGCGGACGGCTCGGTTACGGGGCCGGCTACTACGACCGCTTCCTGGCCACGCTGCCGCCGCGGGTGTTGCGCATCGGCCTGGTGCCCGAAGCCCTGGTGCTCGAGGCCCTGCCCCGCGACCCCTGGGACGTCCCCGTGGACTTCCTGGCCACCGAACGGGGCGTGCGCCCCGCGCTCCGGGACCACGATCCCGATAAAATGGCTCCATGA
- a CDS encoding 4'-phosphopantetheinyl transferase superfamily protein: MIVAIGSDLVAVERIRRVYRRHPRRFLERHFTPEERAYALAAADPAPRLAVRWAAKEAFAKVWPQPLGWRDVAVAHQGPRPVLRFSPELERALAERGLTALVTLSHERDYALAFVALITQPSPATG, encoded by the coding sequence GTGATCGTCGCCATCGGCAGCGACCTCGTCGCGGTGGAGCGCATCCGCCGGGTCTACCGGCGCCATCCCCGGCGCTTCCTCGAACGCCACTTCACCCCCGAGGAACGGGCCTACGCGCTCGCCGCCGCCGACCCCGCCCCCCGCCTCGCGGTCCGCTGGGCGGCCAAGGAGGCCTTCGCCAAGGTCTGGCCCCAGCCGCTCGGCTGGCGTGACGTGGCCGTGGCGCACCAGGGGCCGCGGCCGGTGCTGCGCTTCAGCCCCGAACTCGAGCGCGCCCTCGCCGAACGGGGCCTGACCGCGCTCGTCACCCTGAGCCACGAACGCGACTACGCCCTGGCCTTCGTCGCGCTCATCACACAACCTTCACCCGCGACTGGATAG
- a CDS encoding SDR family oxidoreductase gives MDLGLKGKTAIVTGASQGIGRAIADALAAEGARVVLSARNEEKLARAASEICAAAGDAAYYAGDLNDPETAEQLVAFAEREFGPVDLLVGNTGGPPSGEAHALDEAAWRAAAELLFYPQIRLTRRVLPGMRERGWGRILFVTSISVKEPIENLALSNALRAAVTGFAKTLSREVAADGVTVNTLGPGYTATERVKHLFEDNAARQNTTPEALEQRLLAQIPARRMARPEEIAAVAAFLVSEPASYLTGQAVMVDGGYTHGLL, from the coding sequence ATGGACCTGGGACTCAAGGGCAAGACCGCCATCGTCACCGGCGCCTCCCAGGGCATCGGCCGCGCCATCGCCGACGCCCTGGCCGCCGAAGGAGCGCGGGTGGTGCTCTCCGCCCGCAACGAAGAGAAGCTGGCGCGCGCCGCGTCCGAGATCTGCGCGGCCGCGGGCGACGCCGCCTACTACGCCGGCGACCTGAACGACCCCGAGACCGCGGAGCAGCTGGTCGCCTTCGCCGAGCGCGAGTTCGGACCCGTCGACCTGCTGGTGGGCAACACCGGCGGCCCCCCCAGCGGCGAGGCCCACGCCCTCGACGAGGCGGCCTGGCGCGCCGCCGCGGAGCTGCTCTTCTACCCCCAGATCCGCCTGACGCGGCGGGTGCTGCCCGGCATGCGCGAACGCGGCTGGGGCCGGATCCTCTTCGTCACCTCCATCTCGGTCAAGGAACCGATCGAGAACCTGGCGCTCTCCAACGCCCTGCGCGCGGCCGTGACCGGGTTCGCCAAGACGCTGTCGCGCGAGGTCGCCGCGGACGGCGTCACCGTAAACACCTTGGGCCCCGGCTACACCGCGACCGAGCGGGTGAAGCACCTCTTCGAGGACAACGCCGCGCGTCAGAACACCACGCCCGAGGCGCTGGAGCAGCGGCTTTTGGCCCAGATCCCCGCCCGGCGCATGGCGCGCCCCGAGGAGATCGCCGCGGTGGCGGCCTTCCTGGTGAGCGAACCGGCGTCGTACCTGACCGGGCAGGCGGTCATGGTGGACGGCGGTTACACCCACGGCCTGCTCTAG
- a CDS encoding UvrD-helicase domain-containing protein produces the protein MKVRIASAGTGKTYALTSRFTAALAEHPPYRLAAVTFTRSAAAELKARLRERLLAIAAGRFQPSGAEDVPPEAVVRRAGALATEVLGATVTTIHGFFAELLRQNALALGLEPDFLRIDASESQQIFAEEARAYVYLNEEDDALAEVLGRLFAKRSLAAELRPQGEAAEALWAHFRAVLERYARRLGGEALGPADIELHAWRLLERAGREEALAARIRSRLARVFVDEYQDTSPLQGRVFAALEALGVEVEVVGDPKQSIYAFRNADVEVFREAMRRGEPLPPLVTSWRHDRALVRFLNRYVDWVAEERPEAFARAEAPPVEARPDAGPGRVRLQLVQGEARQDALRPYEADQLARWLQERHAEHAWRDMAVLVRSHSSVPLLVRALAAHGLPHVVVGGRGFYDLIEVRDLVHAARVALDPRGRFSLAAFLRGPFAGLDLGRVERVLAAEDPLAELERAAPEVAERVDRLVRWVQTLRPLDFFERMVRTPFLEGASYLERLEPPARANVDQLLFKLASRRYGRLEFLLRDLEDLRGSDEAGVPEGGFDAVRIYTMHGSKGLEWPVVAVFDLNRGQPDGAEPFYVRPGSGEFAAEGDPDYPRFAAEWKERERQEAYRLLYVALSRPRSRLLLSLSVQLKPDGEGLRPKFWRRTLGRTLIEEMNLAAWDALEVERLDAARLPAPKAAAAAPRRAADVDERLRAPVEPLARPPVYSPSALKAERPAPPELDDEGDVAVELEEPGVDPGLVARTVGILVHYAIGQDWGPERLQDLWNQEAVQRLTEPERTRVKTEVAQRLETYWRLLGTELPALDERDEDYAEFPLLLPTRTARLDTVWEGVIDRLYRVGDVWVLEDYKTDRELHPERYHFQLALYRRAVAAAWGIEPEARLVYLRFGEVVPLEAQLLEEAFERGTREAEEV, from the coding sequence GTGAAGGTTCGCATCGCTTCCGCCGGCACCGGCAAGACCTACGCGCTGACGAGCCGCTTCACCGCCGCGCTCGCCGAACATCCGCCCTACCGCCTGGCGGCGGTCACCTTCACCCGCTCGGCGGCCGCCGAGCTGAAGGCGCGCCTGCGCGAGCGGTTGCTGGCCATCGCCGCGGGCCGCTTCCAGCCCTCTGGGGCGGAGGACGTCCCGCCCGAGGCGGTGGTGCGGCGCGCCGGGGCGTTGGCCACCGAGGTGCTGGGCGCGACCGTGACCACGATCCACGGCTTCTTCGCCGAACTGCTGCGCCAAAACGCCCTGGCCCTGGGGCTCGAGCCCGACTTCCTGCGCATCGACGCCTCGGAGTCGCAGCAGATCTTCGCCGAGGAGGCGCGCGCCTACGTCTACCTGAACGAGGAGGACGACGCGCTCGCCGAGGTCCTCGGCCGACTCTTCGCCAAGCGCTCGCTGGCGGCCGAGCTGCGGCCGCAGGGGGAGGCGGCGGAGGCGTTGTGGGCCCATTTCCGGGCGGTGCTGGAACGCTACGCCCGCCGGCTCGGGGGCGAGGCGCTGGGGCCGGCCGACATCGAGCTGCACGCCTGGCGGCTGCTCGAGCGCGCGGGCCGCGAGGAGGCGCTGGCGGCGCGCATCCGCTCGCGCCTCGCCCGGGTCTTCGTGGACGAGTACCAGGACACCAGCCCGCTGCAGGGCCGGGTCTTCGCGGCGCTGGAGGCGTTGGGGGTGGAGGTCGAGGTCGTGGGCGACCCCAAGCAGTCGATCTACGCCTTCCGCAACGCCGACGTGGAGGTCTTCCGGGAGGCCATGCGCCGCGGGGAGCCGCTGCCGCCGCTGGTGACCAGCTGGCGCCACGACCGGGCGCTGGTGCGGTTCCTCAACCGCTACGTCGACTGGGTGGCGGAGGAACGCCCCGAGGCGTTCGCGCGCGCGGAGGCGCCGCCGGTCGAGGCCCGGCCCGACGCCGGGCCGGGGCGGGTGCGGCTCCAGCTCGTGCAGGGCGAGGCCCGGCAGGACGCGCTGCGGCCCTACGAGGCCGACCAGCTCGCCCGCTGGCTGCAGGAGCGGCACGCGGAGCACGCCTGGCGCGATATGGCCGTGCTCGTGCGCAGCCACAGCTCGGTGCCCCTCCTCGTTCGCGCCCTTGCCGCCCACGGTCTGCCGCACGTCGTCGTCGGCGGGCGCGGGTTCTACGACCTGATCGAGGTGCGCGACCTGGTGCATGCGGCGCGGGTGGCCCTCGACCCGCGCGGACGGTTCAGCCTGGCCGCCTTCCTGCGCGGGCCCTTCGCGGGGCTGGACCTGGGCCGCGTCGAGCGGGTGCTGGCGGCGGAGGACCCGCTCGCCGAGCTCGAGCGCGCCGCGCCCGAGGTGGCCGAGCGCGTCGACCGCCTCGTCCGCTGGGTGCAGACCCTCCGCCCCCTCGACTTCTTCGAGCGGATGGTGCGCACCCCCTTCCTCGAGGGGGCGAGCTACCTCGAGCGGCTCGAGCCCCCCGCCCGCGCCAACGTCGACCAGCTGCTCTTCAAGCTCGCGAGCCGGCGCTACGGACGGCTCGAGTTCTTGCTGCGCGACCTCGAGGACCTGCGCGGCAGCGACGAGGCCGGCGTCCCCGAGGGCGGCTTCGACGCGGTGCGGATCTACACGATGCACGGCAGCAAGGGGCTGGAGTGGCCGGTCGTCGCCGTCTTCGACCTCAACCGCGGCCAACCCGACGGCGCCGAGCCCTTCTACGTGCGTCCCGGCTCGGGCGAGTTCGCCGCTGAGGGCGACCCCGACTACCCGCGCTTCGCCGCCGAGTGGAAGGAGCGCGAGCGGCAGGAGGCCTACCGCCTGCTCTACGTCGCCCTCAGCCGCCCCCGGTCGCGGCTGCTGCTCAGCCTGAGCGTGCAGCTCAAGCCCGACGGCGAGGGGCTCCGCCCCAAGTTCTGGCGGCGCACCCTGGGGCGCACCCTGATCGAGGAGATGAACCTGGCGGCGTGGGACGCGCTCGAGGTGGAGCGGCTCGACGCCGCCCGGCTGCCCGCGCCGAAGGCCGCCGCGGCCGCGCCCCGCCGCGCCGCCGACGTCGACGAGCGCCTGCGCGCCCCGGTGGAGCCGCTGGCGCGGCCGCCGGTCTACTCGCCCAGCGCCCTCAAGGCCGAGCGCCCCGCCCCGCCCGAGCTGGACGACGAGGGCGACGTCGCCGTCGAGCTCGAAGAGCCGGGGGTGGATCCGGGGCTGGTGGCGCGCACCGTGGGCATCCTCGTCCACTACGCCATCGGTCAGGACTGGGGCCCCGAGCGCCTGCAGGACCTTTGGAACCAGGAGGCGGTGCAGCGCCTCACCGAACCCGAACGCACGCGGGTGAAAACCGAGGTGGCCCAGCGGCTGGAAACCTACTGGAGGCTGCTGGGAACGGAACTTCCGGCCCTCGACGAGCGGGACGAGGACTACGCCGAGTTCCCGCTGCTCCTGCCCACCCGCACGGCGCGGCTGGACACGGTCTGGGAGGGCGTGATCGACCGCCTCTACCGCGTGGGCGACGTCTGGGTGCTTGAGGACTACAAGACCGACCGCGAGCTGCACCCCGAGCGCTACCACTTCCAGCTCGCCCTCTACCGGCGGGCCGTGGCCGCGGCCTGGGGCATCGAGCCCGAGGCGCGGCTGGTCTACCTACGCTTCGGCGAGGTCGTCCCCCTCGAGGCCCAGCTCCTGGAGGAGGCCTTCGAGCGTGGGACGCGCGAGGCCGAGGAGGTCTAG